The following coding sequences are from one Lysinibacillus sp. FSL W8-0992 window:
- the atpF gene encoding F0F1 ATP synthase subunit B yields MFLDNLVLGAGGGFNGGDVISTLVIFLVLMLLLKKFAWGPLMGIMQQREELVASEIEAAEKARKDSHKFLEEQKSLLKEARTEAQSIVEGAKKQGEMQKEEILTAARNEANRLKESALREIESEKEKAIAAVRDEVVSLSVLAASKVLSKEISEADNRALIEETIAKAGEAQ; encoded by the coding sequence GTGTTTTTAGACAATCTTGTACTAGGTGCAGGTGGAGGATTCAATGGTGGAGATGTCATCTCAACATTAGTCATCTTCTTAGTATTAATGCTTCTACTTAAAAAGTTTGCTTGGGGTCCATTAATGGGCATTATGCAACAACGTGAAGAATTAGTAGCTAGTGAGATCGAAGCAGCTGAAAAAGCTCGCAAAGATTCGCACAAATTTTTAGAAGAACAAAAAAGTCTTCTTAAAGAAGCTCGTACGGAAGCACAATCGATTGTTGAGGGTGCTAAGAAGCAAGGCGAAATGCAAAAAGAAGAAATTCTTACAGCAGCTCGCAATGAAGCTAACCGCTTAAAAGAATCGGCTTTACGTGAAATCGAGTCTGAAAAAGAAAAGGCTATCGCAGCTGTACGTGATGAAGTCGTTTCATTATCTGTACTTGCAGCATCTAAAGTCCTTAGCAAAGAGATTTCTGAGGCAGACAACCGTGCTCTAATTGAAGAGACGATTGCGAAGGCAGGGGAAGCTCAATGA
- the atpE gene encoding F0F1 ATP synthase subunit C, with protein MTGSLGLLAAAIAIGLGALGAGIGNGLIVSKTVEGIARQPEARGVLQTTMFIGVALVEALPIIAVVVAFIVMNK; from the coding sequence ATGACAGGTTCATTAGGTTTATTAGCAGCAGCAATCGCAATCGGTTTAGGTGCACTTGGTGCAGGTATTGGTAACGGTCTTATCGTATCAAAAACAGTTGAAGGTATCGCTCGCCAACCAGAAGCTCGTGGCGTTCTTCAAACTACTATGTTCATCGGGGTTGCATTAGTTGAAGCATTACCGATCATCGCAGTAGTAGTAGCATTCATCGTAATGAACAAATAA
- the atpB gene encoding F0F1 ATP synthase subunit A: MNHEAPLVTIGFLTFNLSTVMMLLVAAIVVFLIAVISTRNLKLKPTGMQNFMEWIMDFVKNIIKSNMDWKTGGRFHILGITLIMFIAVSNLLGLPFSIVYDHQLWWKSPTADPTVTMTLATMILVLSQYYGIKMKGTGHYVGTFFKPMSFMFPLKIIEEFANTLTLGLRLYGNIYAGEILLALIASLAISGPIGFVGAIVPMMAWQGFSIFIGFIQAFIFTMLTMVYMAHKVSDDH; encoded by the coding sequence ATGAATCATGAAGCTCCGTTAGTAACCATAGGTTTTTTAACATTTAACTTATCTACAGTTATGATGTTACTAGTTGCAGCAATAGTCGTATTTTTAATCGCTGTTATCTCTACTAGAAACTTAAAGTTAAAACCGACTGGTATGCAAAACTTTATGGAATGGATTATGGATTTCGTAAAGAATATCATCAAAAGCAACATGGACTGGAAAACTGGTGGACGATTCCACATTCTAGGTATCACACTTATTATGTTTATCGCAGTATCTAACTTATTAGGTCTTCCATTCTCTATCGTCTATGACCATCAACTTTGGTGGAAATCGCCAACAGCTGACCCAACGGTTACAATGACTCTTGCAACAATGATTTTAGTATTATCTCAATACTATGGTATCAAAATGAAGGGTACAGGCCATTATGTTGGTACATTCTTCAAACCAATGTCATTTATGTTCCCGCTAAAAATTATTGAAGAGTTTGCGAACACTTTAACATTAGGTCTGCGTCTTTACGGTAACATTTATGCAGGTGAAATTTTACTTGCATTAATCGCAAGTTTAGCAATTTCAGGTCCGATCGGGTTCGTAGGTGCAATTGTTCCTATGATGGCATGGCAAGGTTTCTCTATTTTCATCGGCTTTATCCAAGCCTTTATCTTCACAATGTTAACAATGGTTTACATGGCTCATAAAGTGAGCGATGACCATTAA
- a CDS encoding ATP synthase subunit I — protein sequence MLDLHHIFAVQKRALFFLLALCALGWGFTSFQTVFAGIAIGAFFGTYNFWILVRRMEKFDRSISEGKKIGSLGTALRFGSGVAAVAIAISLPNYFHLISTVIGLMIPYVVLFVERIVSHVRNH from the coding sequence ATGCTAGATTTGCATCACATTTTTGCTGTGCAGAAGAGAGCGTTATTTTTTTTGCTCGCACTTTGCGCATTAGGCTGGGGCTTTACGTCCTTTCAAACAGTTTTTGCGGGCATCGCAATCGGTGCATTTTTTGGTACGTATAATTTTTGGATTTTAGTTCGCCGTATGGAGAAGTTTGATCGTTCCATTAGTGAAGGGAAGAAAATAGGTTCACTTGGTACAGCACTGCGTTTTGGATCAGGTGTAGCGGCAGTCGCTATAGCCATTTCGTTGCCAAACTATTTTCACTTGATTAGCACGGTCATAGGGCTAATGATTCCGTACGTAGTTCTCTTTGTCGAGAGAATTGTATCTCATGTAAGGAACCACTAA
- the wecB gene encoding non-hydrolyzing UDP-N-acetylglucosamine 2-epimerase: MTKKWKVMTIFGTRPEAIKMAPLVLELQKHPEQVESIVTVTAQHRQMLDQVLETFKITPDYDLNIMKDRQTLIDVTTNALQGLDKVMKEAQPDIVLVHGDTATTFIASLAAFYNQIAIGHVEAGLRTWNKYSPYPEEMNRQLTGVMADLHFAPTEVSKKNLLDENKNADTIFVTGNTAIDALATTVSEHYTHPVLEKIANDRMILLTAHRRENLGEPMRHMFRAITRLLAEHEDVQVVYPVHMNPAVREIANEILGDNDRVHLIEPLEVFDFHNFAANSYMILTDSGGVQEEAPSLGKPVLVLRDTTERPEGIAAGTLKLAGTEEETIYSLAKELLEDKEAYEAMAKASNPYGDGHASQRIVEALLNFLQKSK; the protein is encoded by the coding sequence TTGACGAAAAAATGGAAAGTGATGACGATTTTCGGTACGAGACCAGAGGCGATAAAAATGGCCCCGCTTGTATTGGAATTGCAAAAACATCCCGAGCAAGTGGAATCAATCGTGACTGTAACAGCACAACATCGCCAAATGCTTGACCAAGTATTAGAAACATTTAAAATTACACCAGACTACGATTTAAATATAATGAAGGATCGTCAAACTCTAATTGATGTGACAACGAATGCATTACAAGGTTTAGATAAAGTCATGAAAGAAGCGCAACCTGATATAGTCTTAGTGCATGGTGATACTGCTACAACATTCATTGCAAGCTTAGCAGCGTTTTATAATCAAATTGCCATTGGTCATGTTGAAGCAGGTCTTCGAACATGGAATAAGTATTCACCTTACCCAGAGGAAATGAATCGTCAGCTGACAGGTGTCATGGCTGATTTGCACTTTGCCCCAACAGAAGTATCAAAGAAAAATCTTTTAGATGAAAATAAAAACGCAGATACTATTTTTGTCACAGGCAATACGGCTATTGATGCATTAGCTACAACGGTGAGTGAGCATTATACACATCCTGTGTTAGAAAAAATAGCAAACGATCGAATGATATTATTAACAGCACATCGTCGTGAAAATCTAGGTGAGCCAATGCGTCATATGTTCCGAGCAATTACTCGACTGTTAGCGGAACACGAAGATGTTCAAGTTGTCTACCCTGTGCATATGAACCCGGCTGTGCGAGAAATTGCCAATGAAATATTAGGCGATAATGATCGCGTGCATTTAATTGAACCTCTTGAAGTTTTTGATTTCCATAACTTCGCTGCGAATTCGTACATGATCTTAACTGACTCTGGTGGTGTTCAAGAAGAAGCGCCATCATTAGGAAAGCCAGTTCTTGTACTTCGTGATACGACAGAGCGTCCGGAAGGAATTGCTGCTGGAACTTTGAAACTAGCAGGAACAGAAGAGGAAACAATTTATTCTCTTGCAAAAGAATTGTTAGAAGATAAAGAGGCGTATGAAGCAATGGCAAAAGCCTCAAATCCTTATGGAGATGGTCATGCTTCACAGCGTATCGTAGAAGCTCTCTTGAATTTTTTACAAAAAAGCAAGTAA
- the upp gene encoding uracil phosphoribosyltransferase: protein MSKVYVFDHPLIQHKLTYIRDKNTGTKEFRELVDEVATLMAFEITREMPVEEIEIETPVTIAKTKVLSGKKLAIVPILRAGIGMVDGVLKLIPAAKVGHIGLYRDPETLKPVEYYAKLPADVEERDFIIVDPMLATGGSAVEAINSLKKRGAKSIKFMCLIAAPEGVKVIQDEHPDVDIYIAALDEKLNDHGYIVPGLGDAGDRLFGTK from the coding sequence TTGAGCAAAGTATACGTATTTGATCATCCACTAATCCAACACAAGTTAACTTATATTCGTGATAAAAATACAGGAACTAAAGAATTTCGTGAGCTAGTTGATGAGGTCGCAACATTAATGGCATTCGAAATTACGCGAGAAATGCCTGTAGAAGAAATTGAAATTGAAACACCAGTAACAATCGCGAAAACAAAAGTTCTTTCTGGGAAAAAACTTGCAATTGTACCGATTTTACGTGCAGGCATCGGCATGGTTGACGGCGTATTAAAACTAATTCCAGCTGCGAAAGTTGGTCATATTGGTCTTTATCGTGACCCTGAAACATTAAAACCTGTTGAGTACTATGCAAAACTTCCAGCAGATGTGGAAGAACGCGATTTCATTATTGTAGACCCAATGCTTGCTACGGGTGGTTCAGCAGTGGAAGCTATCAATTCACTGAAAAAACGCGGTGCGAAAAGCATTAAATTTATGTGTTTAATTGCTGCGCCAGAGGGTGTAAAAGTAATTCAAGATGAACATCCAGATGTGGACATCTATATTGCTGCACTTGACGAAAAGTTAAATGACCATGGTTACATTGTTCCAGGTCTAGGTGATGCTGGAGACCGTTTATTCGGTACGAAATAA
- a CDS encoding EAL domain-containing protein, whose amino-acid sequence MVTKSMDVQKNILLTTIRNLGEQSKESYVILDAKTNFIVECNNSFCTLTNAIRSQILETDYFAMLSSKLPTTMLEKIKENIHSGAMVTEKLHHHRFEQPPFWAEMQTLPFQNNDNETLFVLIIVKDITYYHTEDFIAELEKIVYEAIEKDYPFYKKMDTICSKIDQFFMPYVFSSVLIKIDSNYLQVFTSNSAHQHVPQLFEMNDFYRKVMQQETPIIANKLEEVAIPIEFKNFASLTNNHSGWFVPIRNQKQQAIGLFAIFSQYPGESVFFNNVFQKIGALVALAYSYAKTQKKIWDLAYKDITTGLPNRHSFLNKIEKEEQRGRIGFIKIIKPSEFHQVVELYGREAGDELLRQIARRLQEQKKDLNEYIARFTSSSLIISQVTPNEDLNDYEVRIKELTRQPFIINGKHIYITLKTGISSFDKDIKIADAIRFADNALSYAANKPGTHMEIFTKERNDLLEQQMTVLNHLSQALKNKEISVNLQPKVDLRTGEIQSIEALARWHSPVLGFVSPAMFIPVAENAGKVREIDIQILEIVLAWLAERQQLGKKLVEVAVNISPDHFYYPHFVKDIRQLVEKYMINPSNIILEVTENIGLVDFQTAFAIIQELKSYGFKTSVDDFGTGFSSLSYLQRLPFTELKIDRSFINDINDAATLAIVRSIIQLALNLGMTSVAEGIENEEQVEILRALGCKVGQGYFYYKPMEIEQLDSILDV is encoded by the coding sequence TATGTTATTTTGGATGCTAAAACTAATTTCATAGTGGAATGTAATAATTCTTTTTGCACGCTTACAAATGCAATACGTTCACAGATTTTAGAAACAGATTATTTTGCGATGCTTTCAAGTAAGTTACCGACGACAATGCTTGAAAAAATAAAAGAGAACATACATAGTGGAGCAATGGTGACAGAAAAGTTGCACCATCATCGCTTCGAACAGCCACCATTTTGGGCAGAAATGCAAACCCTTCCTTTTCAAAATAATGATAATGAAACATTATTTGTGTTAATAATCGTGAAGGATATTACGTATTATCATACTGAAGATTTTATAGCGGAATTAGAGAAAATCGTTTATGAGGCAATCGAAAAGGATTATCCATTTTATAAAAAAATGGACACTATTTGTAGCAAAATAGATCAATTTTTCATGCCATATGTGTTCAGCTCGGTTCTTATCAAAATAGATTCAAATTATTTGCAAGTTTTTACTTCTAATAGTGCTCACCAACATGTACCTCAGCTTTTCGAGATGAATGACTTCTATAGAAAGGTGATGCAACAGGAAACACCGATAATAGCAAATAAACTAGAAGAGGTTGCTATTCCAATAGAATTTAAAAACTTTGCTAGTCTAACAAATAATCACTCGGGATGGTTTGTACCTATTCGCAATCAAAAGCAACAAGCGATCGGACTTTTTGCAATTTTTTCTCAATATCCGGGTGAAAGTGTGTTTTTTAACAATGTGTTTCAAAAAATTGGAGCGCTCGTTGCATTAGCGTATTCGTATGCGAAAACACAGAAAAAAATATGGGATTTAGCTTATAAAGATATTACGACTGGCTTGCCAAATCGACATAGCTTTTTAAATAAGATAGAAAAGGAAGAACAACGAGGGCGAATAGGTTTTATTAAAATCATAAAACCAAGTGAATTTCATCAAGTCGTTGAATTATATGGCCGAGAAGCGGGGGATGAATTATTAAGACAAATTGCTAGACGTCTTCAAGAACAAAAGAAGGATTTGAATGAGTATATTGCTAGATTCACAAGTTCTAGTCTTATTATTTCACAAGTGACACCCAATGAAGACTTAAACGATTATGAGGTTCGCATAAAAGAATTAACACGCCAGCCGTTTATTATAAATGGTAAGCATATTTATATTACTTTAAAAACTGGCATATCTTCCTTTGATAAAGATATTAAAATTGCAGATGCAATCAGATTTGCAGATAATGCTTTATCTTATGCTGCCAACAAACCAGGAACGCATATGGAGATATTTACGAAGGAACGCAATGATTTACTAGAGCAACAGATGACTGTTTTAAATCATTTATCACAAGCGCTTAAAAATAAAGAGATTTCTGTAAATCTACAACCAAAAGTAGATTTACGAACAGGCGAAATTCAAAGTATTGAAGCGCTAGCTCGTTGGCATTCACCGGTTCTTGGCTTTGTATCACCAGCGATGTTTATACCAGTTGCCGAAAATGCAGGGAAGGTTCGTGAAATCGACATACAAATTTTAGAAATTGTTCTCGCTTGGCTAGCGGAGCGTCAACAATTGGGGAAGAAGTTAGTGGAGGTTGCGGTTAATATATCGCCTGATCACTTTTACTATCCTCATTTTGTTAAGGATATCCGGCAATTAGTTGAAAAATATATGATTAATCCAAGTAATATTATTTTAGAGGTAACAGAAAATATTGGCTTAGTTGATTTTCAAACTGCATTCGCCATTATTCAAGAATTAAAGAGCTATGGCTTTAAAACATCGGTGGATGATTTTGGAACAGGTTTTTCTTCACTTAGTTATTTACAAAGATTACCGTTCACTGAGTTGAAAATTGATCGTAGCTTTATAAATGATATAAATGATGCAGCAACATTAGCAATTGTCCGATCAATCATTCAGCTTGCATTAAATTTAGGTATGACATCTGTTGCAGAGGGAATCGAAAATGAGGAACAGGTAGAGATATTACGTGCGCTTGGTTGTAAAGTCGGACAAGGTTACTTCTATTATAAACCGATGGAGATTGAGCAACTGGATTCTATACTTGATGTATAA